The Cyanobacteria bacterium GSL.Bin1 genome includes a region encoding these proteins:
- a CDS encoding iron dicitrate transport regulator FecR, whose translation MKKMAAFKYLFPHALVNGLLLTSFWLSPAVAQSVLTRAEIYKKQNQVELERQNQGVWTSATVGDILAPRDAVRTAARSQAQLLFNEGTLVRTGERTTFRFPPGKRRFELVRGAALVMIRPGMGTSTMTTPQATIVSEGTALFIQHDTTRNASLVGVLTNSPTGPVKVMDQEGNVVVELRAGQFVSIINGVVGVVEYFILPMFYDSIELAAGLGMGQENLVAQEAPEVQVTLNAVREEALAPLSNQTAWLKNLCGLNVNAIQASPLLQWLWPTTVPAEEITLNLPESDIFVTPVRSLTGLAWLENYCTSQSDETVIPKAVN comes from the coding sequence ATGAAGAAGATGGCAGCTTTCAAATATCTTTTTCCTCACGCCCTAGTCAATGGACTCTTATTAACAAGTTTCTGGCTTTCTCCTGCGGTAGCACAATCGGTGTTAACGCGCGCTGAAATTTATAAAAAACAAAATCAAGTTGAATTAGAACGGCAAAATCAAGGCGTTTGGACTTCAGCAACAGTTGGAGATATTTTGGCTCCTAGAGATGCGGTGCGAACGGCTGCTCGCTCACAAGCCCAACTCCTGTTTAATGAAGGCACCTTAGTCCGCACAGGAGAAAGAACAACGTTTCGGTTCCCACCGGGAAAACGCCGTTTTGAGTTAGTGAGGGGAGCCGCTTTAGTGATGATTCGCCCTGGAATGGGAACGAGTACAATGACCACTCCCCAAGCGACGATTGTTTCTGAGGGGACAGCACTTTTTATTCAACATGATACGACTCGCAATGCTTCCCTAGTTGGGGTGCTCACGAATAGTCCTACAGGTCCCGTGAAAGTGATGGATCAGGAAGGTAATGTGGTTGTTGAACTGAGAGCCGGTCAATTTGTTTCGATTATCAATGGTGTTGTTGGAGTAGTGGAATACTTTATTCTGCCCATGTTCTATGACAGCATTGAACTAGCAGCAGGGCTGGGAATGGGGCAAGAAAATTTAGTCGCTCAAGAAGCACCCGAGGTACAAGTTACTCTTAATGCCGTTCGAGAAGAAGCACTGGCTCCTTTAAGCAACCAAACGGCTTGGTTAAAAAACTTATGTGGTTTGAATGTCAATGCAATTCAAGCATCCCCCTTGCTGCAGTGGCTGTGGCCAACGACTGTACCAGCAGAGGAAATTACTCTCAACTTGCCAGAAAGTGACATTTTTGTTACGCCTGTTCGCTCTTTAACAGGTTTAGCATGGCTGGAAAACTATTGCACAAGCCAATCGGATGAAACTGTCATCCCCAAAGCGGTCAATTAA
- a CDS encoding DUF1822 family protein, giving the protein MTFDSILSNPTELTLAISPDIQTSAWQESQSAATATSRWNSYLNQLCLQTFLPWLKQEQDPKAEPWPHSSALSSFWEVVNGVAISFKHSRIVLIPSEAVDLSELEVPQEWVDIPGWVADYYLAVQINPDEQLIRVWGYTTHQRLKTVAAYDAGSRSYLLSEEELISDLNVLWIARKLCPEEQTKAAITPLPAISSTQAEQLLQRLGTPSIVPPRLAVPFTLWGALLEHGGWRQRLAEKRRGIPEQYSILQWLETGVSRLAQQLGWQRVNFQPSLASARGETSETVTSAFVRELTVANQPYQLQLFPLNNRVSSAWCIELRSLAPGGRIPSGFKLRLLTEELEPFPGNEVTAETAVDQLTLEVALEPGEGLVWEIEPTPDYYDREILRF; this is encoded by the coding sequence ATGACTTTTGACTCAATCTTATCTAATCCCACTGAGCTCACTTTAGCCATATCTCCAGATATTCAAACCTCTGCTTGGCAGGAAAGCCAGTCCGCAGCAACTGCTACTAGTCGCTGGAATTCTTATCTTAACCAGCTTTGTCTTCAAACCTTTTTGCCCTGGCTAAAACAAGAGCAAGATCCTAAAGCAGAACCTTGGCCCCATTCTTCAGCTCTCTCTAGTTTCTGGGAAGTTGTCAATGGTGTAGCGATTAGCTTTAAGCATTCCCGGATTGTCCTAATTCCGAGTGAAGCAGTTGACTTGAGCGAATTAGAAGTTCCTCAAGAGTGGGTAGATATTCCAGGCTGGGTTGCTGATTATTATCTTGCAGTTCAGATTAACCCGGACGAACAGTTAATTAGAGTTTGGGGATATACCACTCATCAACGGCTTAAAACAGTCGCAGCGTATGATGCTGGCAGTCGATCCTATCTCCTCAGTGAAGAAGAATTGATTTCAGATCTCAATGTGCTTTGGATCGCTCGCAAACTTTGTCCTGAAGAACAAACAAAAGCTGCAATTACACCCTTACCCGCCATTTCTTCCACCCAAGCGGAACAACTATTACAGCGGCTAGGGACTCCTTCAATTGTGCCACCTCGTTTAGCCGTTCCGTTTACCCTCTGGGGCGCATTACTTGAACATGGAGGGTGGAGACAGCGACTCGCTGAGAAACGTCGAGGAATCCCTGAACAATACTCTATCCTCCAGTGGTTAGAAACGGGGGTTTCTAGACTAGCGCAGCAGCTGGGATGGCAACGAGTCAATTTTCAACCCAGCTTAGCGTCTGCTCGAGGAGAAACGTCAGAGACAGTTACCTCTGCCTTTGTCCGGGAGCTAACCGTTGCCAACCAGCCTTACCAACTACAGCTTTTTCCCCTTAATAACCGTGTCTCTTCAGCATGGTGTATCGAACTCCGCAGTTTAGCTCCTGGTGGACGCATTCCATCTGGATTTAAACTCAGATTGCTCACAGAAGAACTTGAGCCTTTTCCAGGCAATGAAGTAACGGCTGAGACAGCCGTTGATCAACTAACCCTAGAAGTGGCGCTAGAACCTGGCGAGGGATTGGTTTGGGAAATAGAACCCACTCCTGATTATTACGACCGAGAAATTCTACGTTTCTAA
- a CDS encoding DUF3365 domain-containing protein, with protein sequence MFKNLRLRQKLTLLLFLIFIGGLSVVGIALNIVLERNAEQEIAAKGLILMETMNSVRNYTSNQIQPELVHRLEEKFLPETIPAYSAREVFEGLRQNSDYRDFFYKEATLNPTNLRDKADSFETELVETFRNNEETKELRGFRSTPSGDLFYIARPLTVSRPSCLECHGTVSDAPKSMVERYGSVNGYGWKLNEIIAAQMMSVPADTVITQARQSLFLILGIVSAIFVAIIFLLNIFLHQTITQPLKHIAQMADQVSKGNMAIEFERSTNNDEIGNLSKAFQRMKISLEMAMKRLNRSHPSRGKQE encoded by the coding sequence ATGTTTAAAAATCTTAGACTGAGACAAAAACTGACGCTTTTACTATTTCTGATTTTTATTGGTGGCTTATCTGTTGTTGGTATCGCTCTCAATATTGTTCTGGAGCGAAATGCAGAGCAAGAAATTGCTGCCAAGGGTCTGATTTTAATGGAAACCATGAACTCAGTTCGGAACTATACAAGCAATCAAATTCAGCCAGAATTAGTCCACAGACTAGAAGAGAAATTTTTGCCCGAAACAATTCCTGCTTATTCCGCACGAGAAGTTTTTGAAGGATTACGACAAAATTCAGACTATCGGGATTTCTTTTACAAAGAGGCAACGCTTAATCCCACAAATCTTAGAGATAAAGCGGATAGTTTTGAGACTGAGCTTGTCGAAACGTTTAGGAATAATGAAGAAACAAAAGAGCTACGAGGATTTCGTTCGACTCCTAGTGGCGATCTTTTTTACATCGCTCGTCCACTCACCGTTTCTCGGCCAAGCTGTCTGGAGTGTCATGGTACGGTTAGCGATGCACCAAAAAGCATGGTTGAACGTTATGGCAGTGTCAACGGCTATGGATGGAAACTCAATGAAATCATTGCCGCTCAGATGATGTCCGTTCCGGCAGATACAGTAATTACTCAAGCTCGCCAATCCTTATTTTTAATTTTAGGAATCGTCTCCGCTATCTTTGTTGCCATTATCTTTCTACTGAATATTTTCCTCCATCAAACAATTACACAACCTTTGAAGCACATTGCGCAGATGGCTGATCAAGTGAGTAAAGGGAATATGGCAATTGAGTTTGAACGATCAACTAATAATGATGAGATCGGTAATTTAAGTAAAGCATTTCAGCGGATGAAAATAAGTTTAGAGATGGCAATGAAGCGACTCAACCGTTCCCATCCGAGTAGAGGCAAGCAGGAATAA
- a CDS encoding sigma-70 family RNA polymerase sigma factor: MLPRQDIIEKFSTFIQFDLDRFSGWVTDSRLRQSMRCCLSQSSMGNSANSDHFWALYWYKFWQRDRASLARGHLSAYLQEVCYWAAHRTVTDFSSTQYSLSDRFQAAIASMDKILKGFDPNQGFKLKSYASSAFHNQIRVFLRQRQEIDICSDWGLLRKISQKRLTEALQNAGLTFEMHRYLLAWNCFKTVYVPTQASSTRKLAKPTPETWETIAELYNSQRYQSLPSPGADASSEQMEQWLLACAKAARAYFYPTVTSINTPKPGQERELVDTLAGEGEDSLLTELIVEEETEKRISQQTQVQQVLTAAITELTSESQQLLVLYYAEQLSQKNIAQQLGIKQYTVSRRLTKVREFLLQTLAQWSQETLHISLTSDVLKSTSALLEEWLVSYYREPLTETSES; the protein is encoded by the coding sequence ATGCTTCCTCGCCAAGACATCATTGAAAAATTTTCAACTTTTATTCAGTTCGATCTTGATCGTTTTAGCGGTTGGGTGACTGATTCGCGCCTACGTCAGAGTATGAGGTGCTGTCTTTCTCAAAGTTCCATGGGAAACAGTGCAAATTCTGATCATTTTTGGGCGCTTTATTGGTATAAATTTTGGCAACGCGATCGCGCTAGTTTGGCAAGAGGACATCTATCTGCCTATCTGCAAGAAGTTTGCTATTGGGCAGCTCACAGAACCGTCACTGACTTTAGCAGTACTCAGTATTCTCTTTCGGATCGTTTTCAAGCCGCGATCGCGAGCATGGATAAAATTTTGAAAGGGTTTGATCCCAATCAAGGCTTTAAGTTGAAAAGTTATGCTAGCTCAGCCTTTCATAATCAAATTCGCGTGTTTCTCCGACAGCGTCAAGAAATCGATATCTGCTCCGACTGGGGATTACTGCGTAAAATTAGTCAGAAGCGCCTTACCGAAGCGCTCCAAAATGCGGGACTAACCTTTGAGATGCACCGCTATCTTCTCGCTTGGAATTGTTTTAAGACGGTCTATGTTCCCACTCAAGCGAGTTCAACTCGTAAGCTAGCCAAACCTACCCCAGAAACCTGGGAGACGATTGCTGAGCTCTACAATAGCCAGCGTTACCAATCTCTTCCGTCTCCGGGAGCAGATGCGAGTTCTGAACAAATGGAACAGTGGCTCCTCGCCTGTGCTAAAGCAGCTCGCGCCTATTTTTATCCCACTGTAACTTCAATTAATACTCCGAAACCAGGCCAAGAGAGAGAGCTTGTTGACACTTTAGCCGGAGAAGGGGAAGATTCGTTACTGACTGAACTCATTGTTGAGGAAGAAACCGAGAAACGCATCAGTCAACAGACTCAAGTTCAGCAAGTCTTAACAGCAGCCATAACTGAGCTAACTTCAGAAAGTCAACAACTGTTAGTCCTGTATTATGCCGAACAACTTTCTCAAAAAAATATTGCTCAGCAATTGGGCATTAAGCAATACACCGTTTCGCGACGTTTAACTAAGGTCAGGGAATTTCTGCTGCAAACGCTGGCTCAGTGGAGCCAAGAAACTTTACATATTTCTTTGACATCAGACGTACTTAAATCAACAAGTGCTCTCTTAGAAGAATGGCTGGTCAGTTATTATCGTGAGCCGCTAACTGAAACAAGCGAGTCCTAA
- a CDS encoding DUF4114 domain-containing protein, with product MDTNFLTPQLSLQESFVFEGTGNVIFQDLNQLLTFVPITIPDSFEQDEALQASLQAITETKNDNNLLTIEQTSPQSEQSGEKKDNNNDDRATVTNTGTDEQSTSPIQLSFQTVDLLGDDNTIQQESQQLVADLFFFEEERSDLGDFFESVAQDLLLSSLQFAFQDIIIEGDDNFIEQSINQTITAFVFLDEEEIINNTNFTQVSIPEIFLGDGTTVVDDNLISQDTTQSIALNLNFSDEPIISNNGEGQIDVLSDFPIDTLINEIISEEILEIATQTSFQDAFITGDNNFIIQEEIQELLPNVFSEEIASKLTDATKDAKIQTLVKNSVENVINSEDDNVFGQTEVFLEGRREQVRTEETNLGNLTADANLAAAQSVDESVRVSLINSGGIRTAIGEVDDHGQLLPPPRNLETGKEEGQISQFNIVNSLRFNNDLTLLTVTAQELELLLEHSVAATKEGATPSQFPQVSGLSFSFDPSQPAIAFDEQANILTEGERIQSLSILNADGSVHDVIVEEGNLIGDPSREIRLVTLDFLSGTFSDSDFIGGEGYPFPAFAEDVVNLSEVLTDQGQATFADPGSEHDALAEFLVENFPIGGNVAFNQAETPPTKDERIINLSVQNNEFHRPDSPVLKEPGIFDLTNEEVFGPAGEVVTAHLASEVISRGVFNNLVGFYTVADKAGGIDTDDDGIADLTPGEDGYTEAALANAEDAILKRGQTGSIELTSGEIVVPFLLARGGDLDEIPTELPEGIQAYFPYLAANTDGADHFRLLSDNTLGIEDLEGGGDQDFNDLIFQLDFA from the coding sequence ATGGATACTAATTTTCTTACGCCCCAACTATCGTTACAAGAATCATTTGTCTTTGAAGGAACTGGGAATGTTATTTTTCAAGACTTAAATCAATTGCTTACCTTTGTTCCAATTACTATTCCTGATTCTTTTGAGCAAGACGAAGCATTACAAGCTTCTCTTCAGGCAATTACCGAAACTAAAAATGATAATAATCTTCTAACCATTGAACAAACCTCACCGCAGTCTGAGCAATCTGGCGAGAAGAAAGACAATAACAATGATGATCGCGCAACTGTTACCAACACCGGCACTGACGAGCAAAGCACCTCACCAATTCAGCTCAGTTTTCAAACCGTTGATTTGCTAGGGGACGATAATACGATTCAACAAGAAAGTCAACAGCTAGTCGCCGATCTATTTTTCTTTGAAGAAGAAAGGAGCGACTTAGGAGATTTTTTTGAGAGTGTCGCTCAGGATTTATTGCTCAGTTCATTACAATTTGCCTTTCAGGATATCATCATTGAAGGCGACGATAATTTTATCGAGCAGAGTATCAATCAGACAATTACAGCGTTTGTCTTTTTAGATGAAGAAGAGATTATCAATAACACTAACTTTACACAGGTATCGATTCCGGAAATATTTCTTGGTGATGGCACGACTGTTGTTGATGATAATTTAATCAGTCAAGATACAACGCAATCAATTGCGCTCAATCTTAACTTTAGCGATGAGCCCATAATCTCCAATAATGGGGAGGGACAAATTGACGTCTTATCTGACTTCCCTATCGATACATTAATCAATGAGATTATTAGTGAAGAAATATTGGAAATTGCAACGCAAACTAGTTTCCAAGATGCTTTTATTACCGGAGATAATAATTTTATTATTCAGGAAGAGATTCAAGAACTTCTCCCGAATGTCTTCTCCGAAGAAATCGCCAGCAAGCTTACTGATGCAACTAAAGATGCCAAAATTCAAACTTTGGTAAAAAACTCAGTTGAGAACGTTATTAATAGTGAAGATGACAATGTTTTTGGTCAAACAGAGGTTTTCCTAGAGGGACGTCGTGAACAAGTTCGGACTGAAGAAACGAATCTCGGTAACTTAACCGCTGATGCCAACCTTGCAGCTGCCCAATCTGTAGATGAAAGCGTTAGGGTCTCTCTTATCAACAGTGGTGGAATTCGTACTGCCATTGGTGAAGTTGACGATCATGGGCAACTCTTACCGCCTCCGAGGAATCTAGAGACTGGCAAAGAAGAGGGACAAATTTCTCAATTTAATATTGTCAACAGTCTTCGTTTTAATAATGATCTCACTCTGCTCACCGTAACTGCCCAAGAGCTGGAACTCCTCTTAGAACATAGTGTAGCAGCGACCAAAGAGGGCGCGACTCCCAGCCAGTTTCCCCAAGTGAGTGGTTTGAGCTTTAGCTTTGATCCCAGCCAGCCAGCGATCGCGTTTGATGAGCAAGCGAATATCCTAACTGAAGGAGAACGTATTCAGAGTCTTTCGATTCTCAATGCAGATGGCAGTGTCCATGATGTCATTGTTGAAGAGGGTAACTTAATCGGCGATCCAAGCCGTGAGATTCGCCTAGTCACCTTAGACTTTCTTAGCGGGACCTTCTCCGACAGCGACTTTATTGGCGGAGAGGGCTATCCATTCCCGGCTTTTGCTGAAGATGTTGTCAATTTAAGTGAGGTTCTAACTGATCAGGGGCAAGCGACATTCGCAGATCCCGGTAGTGAACACGATGCTCTCGCTGAGTTCTTAGTTGAAAACTTCCCAATCGGTGGCAATGTTGCCTTTAATCAAGCTGAAACACCTCCTACTAAAGATGAGCGTATCATCAATTTGTCTGTGCAAAATAATGAATTCCACCGCCCTGATTCGCCAGTCCTAAAAGAACCGGGAATATTTGACCTCACAAACGAGGAGGTATTTGGACCAGCCGGAGAGGTCGTTACTGCCCATTTAGCCTCTGAGGTAATTTCTCGTGGAGTATTTAATAACTTGGTGGGCTTCTATACCGTGGCTGATAAAGCTGGTGGCATTGATACAGATGATGATGGGATCGCCGACCTGACACCGGGGGAGGACGGATATACAGAAGCCGCCTTGGCCAATGCCGAGGATGCTATTCTCAAACGAGGACAAACTGGATCCATTGAGTTGACCTCAGGAGAGATTGTGGTGCCCTTCTTACTCGCACGAGGGGGAGACCTTGATGAAATTCCAACAGAACTCCCGGAAGGCATTCAAGCGTACTTCCCTTATCTCGCTGCTAACACCGATGGTGCAGACCACTTCCGTCTTTTAAGTGACAACACCCTTGGCATTGAAGACTTGGAGGGGGGCGGCGACCAAGACTTTAACGACCTCATCTTCCAATTAGATTTTGCTTAA